The proteins below come from a single Streptomyces tubercidicus genomic window:
- a CDS encoding PQQ-dependent sugar dehydrogenase, which translates to MQRRSRTAVLAAASLLLVAGCSSGAQPGGGGGSPAAPSKSSGAASPGGTASATAPPAKGSVKVTGTLTTGLTSPWGVAVLPGGDLLVASRDTGKIIRVAADSGKKTELGSVPGVDPGGEGGLLGIAVSSAFGADHQVYAYFTTASDNRIARMNYDEKRPPGNQLGAPDTIFKGIPKGQVHNGGRIAFGPDKMLYVGTGETGDSGLAQDKDSPAGKILRMTPDGEPVHGNPEADSVVYDYGHRNVQGLAWDGDKRLWASEFGQNTWDELNLIEPGRNYGWPEVEGRAKGGAKGTGFVNPVEQWRTADASPSGIAFAKGSIWMASLRGERLWRIPLNGTKPVAAPQAFLKGTYGRLRTVVAAGDGTLWLVTSNTDGRGTPHKGDDRILHLKVS; encoded by the coding sequence GTGCAACGCCGTTCCCGGACCGCCGTGTTGGCCGCCGCTTCGCTGCTCCTGGTAGCGGGCTGCTCGTCCGGCGCGCAGCCCGGGGGCGGGGGCGGCTCGCCCGCCGCCCCGTCGAAGAGTTCCGGCGCCGCCTCGCCGGGCGGCACCGCGTCGGCCACCGCACCGCCCGCCAAGGGCTCGGTGAAGGTGACCGGCACCCTGACCACCGGTCTGACGTCGCCGTGGGGCGTGGCGGTGCTGCCGGGCGGGGATCTGCTGGTCGCCTCCCGTGACACCGGAAAGATCATCCGGGTCGCTGCGGACAGCGGGAAGAAGACCGAACTGGGGTCGGTGCCCGGCGTGGACCCGGGGGGCGAGGGCGGGCTGCTGGGGATCGCGGTGTCCTCGGCGTTCGGCGCGGACCACCAGGTGTACGCGTACTTCACCACCGCCTCCGACAACCGCATCGCCCGCATGAACTACGACGAGAAGCGCCCGCCGGGCAATCAGCTGGGCGCGCCCGACACGATCTTCAAGGGCATCCCCAAGGGCCAGGTCCACAACGGCGGCCGGATCGCGTTCGGCCCCGACAAGATGCTCTACGTGGGCACCGGCGAGACCGGGGACTCCGGGCTGGCCCAGGACAAGGACTCCCCGGCCGGCAAGATCCTTCGGATGACGCCGGACGGCGAGCCGGTGCACGGCAATCCCGAGGCGGATTCGGTGGTGTACGACTACGGCCACCGCAATGTGCAGGGGCTGGCCTGGGACGGCGACAAGCGGCTGTGGGCCTCGGAGTTCGGGCAGAACACCTGGGACGAGCTCAATCTCATCGAGCCGGGCAGGAACTACGGCTGGCCGGAGGTCGAGGGCCGGGCCAAGGGCGGGGCGAAGGGCACCGGGTTCGTGAACCCGGTCGAGCAGTGGAGGACCGCGGACGCCTCACCCAGCGGTATCGCCTTCGCCAAGGGCTCGATCTGGATGGCGTCGCTGCGCGGCGAACGGCTGTGGCGGATCCCGCTCAACGGGACGAAGCCGGTGGCCGCTCCGCAGGCCTTCCTGAAGGGCACCTACGGACGCCTGCGGACCGTCGTGGCGGCCGGTGACGGCACGTTGTGGCTGGTCACCAGCAACACGGACGGACGGGGCACCCCGCACAAGGGCGATGACCGGATTCTCCACCTCAAGGTGAGCTGA
- a CDS encoding putative bifunctional diguanylate cyclase/phosphodiesterase, whose product MSAPGAMLSRSPAPAGNPPGVVPQIVLAVVCGGYAIGAAFGWGSPEVAAFMGDFGLSFAALLAAVSCGLYARKRRSRFRPAWMLFAASSGMAGIGNGVWGWYEVIQGVTVPSPSLADFCFLLFAPPAIVGLLVLAKRPVTRAGWVCLGLDSWLIAGSLVTLSWSLALAHTAHFQGRSVAQSALSLAYPLLDIVLVSMVLALHFRRSSVHRSAINTAVAALALTVLCDALFSSPLLREHYRSGQILDAGWFAGSMLLAYAPWVARRAGDGAEEEVRPAARRVQPHGSRPIAGSLAALTPYLAAAVCTLGILTNVLDGRRIDRVVLFTGCTVVLALVVRQGIMLLDNITLTQELAQKENHFRSLVQGSSDVIMIAAPTGVLRYVSPAAAGVYGRDAEELVGSELASLIHPEDLGRVVHEVRRFLAAAPEDEPTTRIECRFRAGEQRSGGDGWLNVESTVNRHHGGLIFNSRDVTERVRLQAQLQHNASHDALTDLPNRALFTDRVTQAVTGRRASDHDTAVLYIDLDGFKQVNDTIGHQAGDELLIQAARRLADSVRSGDIAARLGGDEFAALITGDGTRDRAAREFRIHEIADRLRIKLSEPYHIDGRDVRVAASIGVAFAEPGVSPAGLLRNADLAMYRAKQAGKGRVELYAPQMQHEVAHRAELAGKLRTALSEGAFALLHQPVVELATGRVTAVAAHARWRSAQGILFTPAEFLRVGDRGRLADDGDRAAELDRWQLEEAVEQAAARHRAGYPVPVAVRLSARRLLDHALSPKGVESLLTRHGLPSRALIVELSESDPRLPLDDLERRLIALRRLGVRIALDGFGSGYAAISALRRLPVDVLRLDRGLVDGVVESARLHKITAGLLRIAGDLGMQSVADGVDLPEQVLALRSMGCTHGMGTAFSGPLDEHRLRRSLTHAHYPVPDLAGQSRAVVLTGSGLPARQGGPAGPESLVHPPLRSNSETSVPPT is encoded by the coding sequence GTGAGCGCCCCCGGGGCGATGCTCTCCCGGTCTCCGGCGCCGGCCGGCAATCCGCCGGGCGTCGTACCGCAGATCGTGCTGGCCGTGGTCTGCGGTGGCTATGCCATCGGCGCCGCGTTCGGCTGGGGATCGCCGGAAGTCGCCGCGTTCATGGGGGACTTCGGCCTCAGCTTCGCGGCATTGCTGGCGGCCGTCTCCTGCGGGCTGTACGCACGCAAGCGCCGCAGCCGGTTCCGCCCGGCCTGGATGCTGTTCGCCGCGTCCTCCGGGATGGCCGGTATCGGCAACGGCGTATGGGGCTGGTACGAGGTCATCCAAGGGGTCACGGTCCCGAGCCCCTCCCTGGCCGACTTCTGCTTCCTGCTGTTCGCGCCGCCGGCCATCGTGGGCCTGCTGGTGCTCGCCAAGAGGCCGGTGACCAGAGCCGGTTGGGTCTGCCTCGGCCTCGACTCCTGGCTGATCGCCGGGTCGCTGGTCACCCTCTCATGGAGCCTCGCGCTCGCACACACCGCCCATTTCCAGGGCCGCAGCGTGGCGCAGAGCGCCCTGTCGCTGGCCTATCCGCTGCTGGACATCGTGCTGGTCAGCATGGTGCTCGCGCTGCACTTCCGGCGCTCCTCGGTGCACCGCTCGGCCATCAACACCGCGGTCGCGGCGCTGGCGTTGACGGTGCTGTGCGACGCCCTGTTCAGCTCGCCGCTGCTGCGCGAGCACTACCGCTCCGGCCAGATCCTGGACGCCGGATGGTTCGCCGGCTCGATGCTGCTCGCCTACGCGCCCTGGGTCGCCCGCCGAGCCGGTGACGGCGCCGAGGAGGAGGTCCGGCCCGCCGCCCGCCGGGTGCAGCCGCACGGCAGCCGCCCCATCGCGGGCTCGCTCGCCGCGCTGACCCCGTATCTCGCCGCCGCCGTCTGCACACTGGGCATCCTCACCAACGTCCTGGACGGCCGGCGCATCGACCGCGTGGTGCTCTTCACCGGCTGCACGGTCGTCCTCGCGCTGGTCGTCCGCCAGGGCATCATGCTGCTCGACAACATCACCCTCACCCAGGAGCTGGCGCAGAAGGAGAACCACTTCCGCTCCCTGGTGCAGGGCTCCAGCGACGTCATCATGATCGCCGCCCCGACCGGTGTGCTGCGCTATGTGAGCCCGGCCGCCGCCGGGGTCTACGGCCGCGACGCCGAGGAACTGGTCGGCTCCGAGCTGGCCTCGCTGATCCACCCCGAGGACCTGGGCCGGGTGGTGCACGAGGTCCGCAGATTCCTCGCCGCGGCCCCCGAGGACGAACCGACCACCCGTATCGAATGCCGCTTCCGCGCGGGCGAGCAGCGCTCCGGCGGCGACGGCTGGCTGAACGTCGAATCCACGGTCAACCGCCACCACGGCGGCCTGATCTTCAACTCCCGCGATGTCACCGAACGCGTCCGGCTGCAGGCCCAGCTCCAGCACAACGCCTCGCACGACGCCCTCACCGACCTGCCCAACCGCGCCCTGTTCACCGACCGTGTCACCCAGGCCGTCACCGGCCGCCGGGCCAGCGACCACGACACCGCCGTGCTCTATATCGACCTCGACGGCTTCAAGCAGGTCAACGACACCATCGGCCATCAGGCGGGCGATGAGCTGCTGATCCAGGCCGCCCGCAGGCTCGCCGACTCGGTGCGCTCCGGGGACATAGCGGCGCGGCTGGGCGGCGACGAGTTCGCCGCGCTGATCACCGGCGACGGCACCCGCGACCGGGCGGCCCGCGAGTTCCGTATCCACGAGATCGCCGACCGGCTGCGTATCAAGCTCTCCGAGCCGTACCACATCGACGGCCGGGATGTGCGGGTGGCGGCCAGTATCGGCGTCGCCTTCGCCGAGCCTGGAGTGAGCCCCGCGGGGCTGCTGCGCAACGCCGACCTCGCGATGTACCGCGCCAAGCAGGCCGGCAAGGGCCGGGTGGAGCTGTACGCACCCCAGATGCAGCACGAGGTCGCGCACCGCGCCGAACTCGCCGGCAAGCTCCGTACGGCCCTGTCCGAGGGCGCCTTCGCGCTGCTGCACCAGCCGGTGGTGGAGCTGGCGACCGGACGGGTCACGGCGGTCGCGGCACACGCCCGCTGGCGCTCCGCCCAGGGCATTCTCTTCACCCCGGCCGAATTCCTGCGGGTCGGTGACCGCGGGCGGCTCGCCGACGACGGTGACCGCGCCGCCGAACTGGACCGCTGGCAGCTGGAGGAGGCCGTCGAGCAGGCCGCGGCGCGCCACCGGGCCGGCTATCCGGTCCCGGTCGCGGTCCGGCTCTCCGCCCGTCGGCTGCTGGACCACGCGCTGTCCCCCAAGGGTGTCGAGTCGCTGCTCACCCGGCACGGGCTCCCCTCGCGCGCGCTCATCGTGGAGCTGTCCGAGAGCGACCCCCGGCTCCCGCTGGACGACCTGGAGCGCCGGCTGATCGCACTGCGCCGGCTGGGCGTACGGATCGCTCTGGACGGCTTCGGCAGCGGGTATGCCGCCATCAGCGCGCTGCGCCGGCTGCCGGTCGATGTCCTGCGGCTGGACCGCGGGCTGGTGGACGGTGTGGTGGAGTCCGCCCGGCTGCACAAGATCACCGCAGGGCTGCTGCGGATCGCCGGGGACCTGGGCATGCAGTCCGTCGCGGACGGTGTCGATCTGCCCGAGCAGGTGCTGGCCCTGCGCTCCATGGGCTGTACGCACGGCATGGGCACGGCCTTCTCCGGGCCGCTCGACGAACACCGGCTGCGGAGGTCTCTGACGCATGCCCACTATCCGGTACCGGACCTGGCGGGCCAGAGCCGCGCGGTGGTGCTCACCGGCAGCGGGCTGCCCGCCCGGCAGGGCGGTCCCGCGGGGCCGGAATCGCTCGTGCATCCGCCATTGCGCTCAAATAGTGAGACCTCCGTCCCACCCACTTGA
- a CDS encoding 2-hydroxyacid dehydrogenase: protein MATPDQRTDARDVWLPIPPDEIEGLPDGLHYVHWDAGPDYPADPARCAFYAVPYMKSPEILLRPLPRMSRVRVVQALTAGTEQLLPGLSDLPSGAQLCNARGLHDASTAELALTLTLAALRGIPGFVRAQDAGEWRPDRRPALADKSVLIVGYGSIGSAIEDRLTPFECARVVRIARTARDTVRGPVHPLSDLSALLPQADVVVLATPLTDTTRGLVGSTFLGQMKDGALLVNVARGGVVDTAALLAELESGRLYAALDVTDPEPLPAGHPLWHAPGVLITPHVGGPSSAFLPRAKRLLRDQLTLFAAGEPLRNVVATAE, encoded by the coding sequence ATGGCAACACCGGACCAGCGCACCGACGCACGCGACGTATGGCTCCCGATCCCGCCCGACGAGATCGAGGGCCTCCCCGACGGTCTCCACTACGTCCACTGGGACGCCGGCCCCGACTACCCGGCCGACCCCGCCCGGTGCGCCTTCTATGCCGTCCCCTACATGAAGAGCCCGGAGATCCTGCTGCGCCCGCTGCCCCGGATGAGCCGGGTACGGGTCGTACAGGCGCTCACCGCCGGCACCGAGCAACTGCTCCCCGGGCTGTCCGACCTGCCGTCCGGCGCTCAGCTGTGCAACGCCCGCGGGCTCCACGACGCCAGCACCGCGGAGCTGGCGCTCACCCTGACCCTCGCCGCGCTGCGCGGCATCCCGGGCTTCGTCCGGGCCCAGGACGCGGGGGAGTGGCGGCCGGACCGCCGGCCGGCGCTCGCCGACAAGTCGGTCCTCATTGTGGGCTATGGTTCGATCGGCAGTGCCATCGAAGACCGGCTCACACCCTTTGAATGTGCGCGGGTCGTGCGCATCGCACGCACCGCTCGTGACACAGTGCGCGGTCCCGTGCATCCACTCTCCGACCTGTCCGCCCTCCTGCCCCAAGCGGACGTCGTCGTGCTGGCCACTCCGCTCACCGACACCACTCGTGGCCTGGTGGGAAGCACCTTCCTGGGGCAGATGAAGGACGGCGCACTGCTCGTGAACGTCGCGCGCGGCGGCGTCGTCGACACCGCGGCACTCCTCGCCGAGCTGGAATCCGGACGGCTGTACGCGGCGCTCGATGTCACCGACCCGGAACCCCTCCCCGCCGGACATCCGCTGTGGCACGCTCCCGGCGTACTCATCACTCCACACGTCGGTGGCCCCAGCTCTGCCTTCCTGCCCCGTGCGAAGCGGCTGCTCCGGGACCAGTTGACGCTTTTCGCGGCCGGTGAGCCCCTGCGAAACGTGGTTGCCACCGCCGAATGA
- a CDS encoding DUF6191 domain-containing protein, producing the protein MFNIAEELFAPGRKHTDEERQKLSLVVDDVGDGDPGKGPIDLSSGTVVVRAAPRQRDQDAGEA; encoded by the coding sequence ATGTTCAACATCGCGGAAGAACTGTTTGCACCGGGGCGCAAACACACCGACGAGGAGCGGCAGAAGTTGTCGCTCGTCGTCGATGACGTGGGCGACGGCGACCCTGGGAAGGGCCCGATCGACCTCTCCTCGGGCACCGTCGTCGTCAGGGCGGCGCCGCGGCAGCGGGACCAGGACGCGGGCGAAGCCTAG
- a CDS encoding ABC transporter substrate-binding protein has product MADEVRSTNNSVEPSSFPDDAGADYFIREYRTAVNPARRDLLENKPPLLLLSTSAESPESHTHRVLEALRWALGPEYKRVPHTVLYAEGDVPLLTVQAGTGLEFDIPRRSTPDRFPNFWLMADVVAQIQESRPGGGPGARKLRDHVYRQRAERGGLPGLLWHMGGTDTAPIGGAYGFFVGLVWHSLTRTLPRWIWARRQNRRLVRSKRSGWLGKHLNATAGGAPVFELLDQVGARQAPRLSLEPSHPRHKEGLAALELLLMRALLEDLRKPAVGRLLPKRRRRVARPVLLVEIPPEGAPGADAAERFLRAFHTLHTGLDGPGPLVIAVGRPSGSLQADLGVERTNLRRASSLLHSSNPRPVVVPLEDEPFERPGLQIPPVQPRKFTMGWRAVTAVELTALAAVLVGGATVPSFWERTPDTHCVGGDHPVAAGSQTKRVEVKPKEWYQAARNRIDKQNKDAEKYAKDRAVRTVVLFESTPPTSAEDTIFDGAIPELRGVAMWQQRLIEDAASDASRVPLRVEVRQAGAGFREAVRAVRSLIRDVKQENSEEAYEQIVGVLGFAQSTKETQEAVKELGGIGMPMVGTTATADEMQQSDSFWPFTPANSTEAGIEAAFATHSPLVAKPGKTDPHAPVECVPAGHAVIVRTPDDLYSESLAERFQQAFTGGETVISFRQDSQPFATQAGTQKATTADQLVGQVCQALKAEPDTAVYWTARAKDFTAFVRAMDTNGTCIENDLTVLGGNELTNVALTGQYADKDWLRLYHSAHRLPEGDSRASAKTKNFVRQYNGQYPQDPWRQDGHSAVSYDAFHVLSRAVDNAGSTVRRESVLTALRNNITFDGATGFVSYSEFSSGPPKRKTLVILRQSAGEPEAVVACGDYRQNAGKKEQDPACRP; this is encoded by the coding sequence GTGGCCGACGAGGTGAGATCCACGAACAATTCCGTCGAACCTTCCTCCTTCCCTGACGATGCCGGAGCGGACTACTTCATCCGTGAGTACCGCACCGCCGTGAACCCCGCCCGGCGTGACCTCCTGGAGAACAAGCCCCCGCTGCTCCTCCTCAGTACGTCGGCGGAATCCCCGGAGTCCCATACCCACCGGGTCCTGGAAGCGCTGCGCTGGGCACTCGGACCCGAGTACAAGCGCGTTCCGCACACGGTGCTGTACGCCGAGGGCGACGTGCCCCTGCTCACCGTCCAGGCGGGCACGGGCCTCGAATTCGACATCCCCCGGCGCTCGACCCCTGACCGCTTCCCCAACTTCTGGCTGATGGCGGATGTCGTCGCCCAGATACAGGAGAGCCGTCCGGGCGGCGGCCCGGGGGCGCGGAAGTTACGCGACCACGTCTACCGCCAGCGGGCCGAACGGGGCGGCCTCCCCGGCCTGTTGTGGCACATGGGCGGCACGGACACCGCGCCCATCGGCGGGGCGTACGGCTTCTTCGTCGGGCTCGTCTGGCACTCCCTCACCCGGACCCTGCCCCGCTGGATCTGGGCCCGTCGGCAGAACCGCCGGCTCGTCAGGTCCAAGCGGAGCGGCTGGCTCGGCAAACACCTCAACGCGACCGCCGGCGGGGCGCCGGTGTTCGAACTCCTCGACCAGGTAGGGGCCCGCCAGGCGCCCCGGCTGAGTCTGGAGCCCAGCCATCCGCGCCACAAGGAGGGCCTCGCCGCCCTCGAACTCCTGCTGATGCGCGCCCTGCTGGAGGATCTGCGCAAACCCGCCGTCGGACGGCTGCTGCCCAAGCGCCGCCGCAGGGTGGCCCGCCCCGTGCTGCTGGTGGAGATTCCGCCGGAGGGCGCCCCGGGAGCCGACGCGGCGGAGCGGTTCCTGCGCGCGTTCCACACCCTGCACACCGGCCTGGACGGGCCCGGCCCGCTCGTCATCGCGGTCGGCCGTCCCTCCGGCTCCCTGCAGGCCGATCTGGGCGTGGAACGCACCAACCTCCGCCGGGCGAGCAGCCTGCTCCACTCCAGCAACCCGCGGCCGGTCGTGGTGCCCCTGGAGGACGAGCCCTTCGAGCGCCCCGGACTGCAGATTCCCCCGGTGCAGCCGCGGAAGTTCACGATGGGCTGGCGCGCCGTCACCGCCGTCGAACTGACCGCGCTGGCCGCGGTCCTGGTGGGCGGCGCCACCGTCCCCAGCTTCTGGGAGAGGACGCCGGACACCCACTGTGTCGGAGGGGACCACCCGGTCGCGGCCGGCAGCCAGACCAAGAGGGTCGAGGTCAAGCCGAAGGAGTGGTATCAGGCGGCGCGGAACCGTATCGACAAGCAGAACAAGGACGCGGAGAAGTACGCCAAGGACCGCGCGGTGCGCACTGTCGTGCTCTTCGAATCGACGCCTCCTACGAGTGCCGAGGACACCATCTTCGACGGGGCCATCCCCGAACTGCGCGGGGTCGCCATGTGGCAGCAGCGGCTGATCGAGGACGCGGCTTCGGACGCCTCCCGGGTACCGCTGCGGGTGGAAGTGCGGCAGGCCGGTGCGGGCTTCCGCGAAGCCGTCCGCGCCGTGCGTAGCCTCATCCGGGACGTCAAGCAGGAGAACTCCGAAGAGGCGTACGAGCAGATCGTCGGCGTCCTGGGCTTCGCGCAGAGCACGAAGGAGACCCAGGAGGCCGTGAAGGAACTGGGCGGCATCGGCATGCCGATGGTCGGCACCACCGCGACGGCGGACGAGATGCAACAAAGCGATTCCTTCTGGCCCTTCACACCGGCCAACAGCACGGAAGCAGGCATCGAGGCCGCCTTCGCCACCCATTCCCCCCTCGTGGCGAAGCCGGGGAAGACGGACCCGCACGCACCGGTGGAATGCGTTCCTGCCGGACACGCGGTGATCGTACGGACCCCCGACGACCTATACAGCGAGAGCCTCGCCGAGAGGTTCCAGCAGGCATTCACGGGGGGTGAGACGGTCATCAGCTTTCGCCAGGACTCACAGCCCTTCGCCACGCAAGCGGGTACGCAGAAGGCGACCACGGCCGACCAGCTCGTCGGCCAGGTGTGCCAGGCCCTGAAGGCCGAACCGGACACCGCCGTCTACTGGACCGCACGGGCGAAGGACTTCACGGCCTTCGTCAGAGCCATGGACACCAACGGGACCTGCATCGAGAACGATCTCACCGTGCTCGGCGGCAATGAGCTGACGAATGTGGCGCTCACCGGCCAGTACGCCGACAAGGACTGGCTCCGGCTGTACCACTCCGCGCACCGCCTCCCCGAGGGGGACAGCCGCGCCAGCGCGAAGACCAAGAACTTCGTGCGCCAGTACAACGGGCAGTATCCGCAGGACCCCTGGCGGCAGGACGGGCACTCGGCGGTGTCCTACGACGCCTTCCACGTCCTGTCCAGGGCCGTGGACAATGCGGGCAGCACCGTGCGGCGGGAATCCGTGCTGACCGCCCTGAGAAACAACATCACCTTCGACGGTGCCACCGGGTTCGTCAGCTACTCCGAGTTCAGCAGCGGCCCCCCGAAGCGGAAGACCCTGGTGATCCTCCGGCAGTCGGCCGGCGAGCCCGAGGCGGTGGTCGCCTGCGGTGACTACCGTCAGAACGCCGGGAAGAAGGAACAGGATCCGGCGTGCCGCCCCTGA
- a CDS encoding aldo/keto reductase, which produces MERRTIGAAALDVGAIGLGCMPMSWGYTESQRSLDSSLRAVHTALDRGCSLLDTADMYGPFTNELLVGRVLKERRADAFVSTKCGLLVGEQHIVANGRPGYVKRACDASLRRLQTDRIDLYQLHRADPEVPVEETWGAMAELVAAGKVRSLGLCAVGARAVRPARAARMERRPGGRARPRSRMHDGTLAQLERIQQVFPVSSVQAELSVWSPEPLEALLPWCESRGVGFLAAMPLGNGYLTGTLTPGQGFEREDIRARHPRFTAEMMAANQPVVAGLRRVGARYGATPGQVALAWTLAQGRHVVPVPGTKKERWAAQNAKAAELTLTREDLAEIAALPPARGSWY; this is translated from the coding sequence GTGGAGCGCAGGACAATCGGTGCGGCGGCCCTTGACGTGGGCGCCATCGGGCTCGGCTGTATGCCGATGAGCTGGGGGTACACCGAGTCACAGCGCAGCTTGGACAGCTCGCTGCGGGCCGTGCACACCGCACTGGACCGGGGCTGCAGCCTGCTGGACACCGCCGACATGTACGGCCCGTTCACCAATGAGCTGCTGGTGGGGCGGGTGCTCAAGGAGCGGCGGGCGGACGCGTTCGTATCGACCAAGTGCGGCCTGCTGGTGGGTGAGCAGCACATCGTCGCCAACGGGCGGCCCGGCTACGTCAAGCGGGCCTGCGATGCCTCGCTGCGCCGGCTGCAGACCGACCGTATCGACCTCTACCAACTGCACCGGGCCGATCCCGAGGTGCCCGTCGAGGAGACCTGGGGGGCGATGGCGGAGCTGGTGGCGGCCGGGAAGGTGCGGTCGCTGGGGCTGTGCGCGGTGGGCGCACGGGCGGTACGGCCGGCCCGCGCGGCCCGTATGGAGCGGCGTCCGGGCGGGCGGGCGCGTCCCCGGTCCCGGATGCACGACGGCACGCTGGCCCAACTGGAGCGCATTCAGCAGGTGTTCCCGGTCAGCAGTGTGCAGGCCGAGCTGTCGGTGTGGTCGCCGGAGCCGCTGGAGGCGCTGCTGCCGTGGTGCGAGTCGCGGGGCGTCGGCTTCCTGGCGGCGATGCCGCTGGGGAACGGCTATCTGACCGGCACCCTCACCCCGGGGCAGGGCTTCGAACGGGAGGACATACGGGCCCGCCACCCGCGCTTCACGGCCGAGATGATGGCCGCGAACCAGCCGGTGGTGGCCGGGCTGCGGCGGGTCGGCGCCCGGTACGGGGCGACGCCGGGGCAGGTGGCGCTGGCGTGGACGCTGGCGCAGGGGCGGCATGTCGTCCCGGTGCCCGGCACGAAGAAGGAACGCTGGGCCGCGCAGAACGCCAAGGCCGCGGAGCTGACGCTCACCCGCGAGGATCTGGCGGAGATCGCCGCGCTGCCGCCGGCGCGCGGGTCCTGGTACTAG